The Flavobacterium commune genome contains the following window.
TTACCTGATACAGCTGTAATCTGTTCTTGCGAAAACGTAACTAAAGGAAGTATCTGCTGCTCAATTACTGACGGTACTGCTGAAACCTTAGGCGATGTTGTAAAACTTACCAAAGCAACTTCAGGTTGTGGTGGTTGTAAACCAATGGTGGTTGATCTGGTAAAAGAAGCTCAAAAATCATTAGGAAAAGAAGTTAAAGATGTGGTATGTGAGCATTTTGCTTACACTCGCCAAGAATTATATGATATTGTAAAAATCAACAAATTCACCAACCATAACGAAGTATTAGGAACAATAGGTAAAGGTGATGGTTGCGAAGTTTGTCGCCCGGTTTTATCTTCTATCTTCTCTAGTATTTATAATGACACAGCTAATAAGCACGTAACATCTCAGGATTCTAACGATAGATTCTTAGCCAATATTCAACGTAACGGAACTTATTCAGTAGTTCCTAGAATGGCCGGTGGTGAAGTTACTGCCGAGAAATTAATCGCTATTGGTGAAGTTGCTAAAGAATACAATTTATACACTAAAATTACAGGTGCACAACGTGTGGATTTATTTGGTGCTGAACTAAACGACTTACCTGCAATTTGGAAAAAATTAATCGACAGTGGTTTTGAAAGCGGTCATGCTTATGGAAAATCATTAAGAGCAGTAAAAAGTTGTGTTGGTAATGCTTGGTGCCGTTACGGAATGGACGACAGTACCACATTAGCAATCGAATTAGAAAACCGTTACAGAGGAATCCGTTCTCCGCACAAATTAAAAGGAGGAGTTTCAGCTTGTATTAGAGAATGTGCTGAAGCTAGAGGAAAAGATTTTGGTGTAATTGCTGTTGAAGGCGGATGGAACTTATACATCTGTGGAAATGGTGGAGCTAATCCTAAACATGCTGTTCTTTTAGCAGAGCAAATTGACAAAGAAACTGTTTTCAAATACATGGATCGTTTCTTAATGTACTACATCCGTACTGCCGGACCATTAGTTCGAACTTCAACCTGGTTAGAAAAACTGGAAGGCGGAATCGATTATTTGAAAAATGTAGTAATCAACGATAGTTTAGGAATCAACGCTACTCTTGAAGCTGAAATGCAAGGTTTAGTAGACACTTTTGAATGCGAATGGAAACAAGCTATCGAAGATCCTGAAATGATGAAACGTTTCAGACATTTTACCAACTCTGATGATCGTGATGACAACATAGAATACATACCGCTTAGAGATCAAAAAATGCCTAAAGCTTGGTAATTTTTTCAATAAAGTAGTTTAAAATTTATGAATCTTTTTTTGTTTTCCTGACTCAATTGAAAGTCAGGAAAATAAAAAAACCAAAAACAAAAAAACATGGAAAACGTACTAGACCAATATGAAACAGTTGCCCTAAATGATGTAAAAGTATGGTTCAATGCAGGAAAAACTGCTGATTTCCCAGCTGATGGTGGCGGATGCGTAAAATACAAAGGCAAACAAATTGCAGTAATCAATTTCGAAAGAAGAAACGAATGGTATGCCTGTCAAAATGTATGTCCTCATAAAATGGAAATGGTACTTTCAAGAGGTATGATCGGTTCTGTAGAAGACACTCCAAAAATTGCCTGTCCTATCCACAAAAAAACCTTCTCTTTGAAAGACGGAAGCAACTTAAGCGGTGACGATTTAAAAATTGCAACTTATCCGGTAAAAATTGTTGAAGGCGAAGTATTGATTGGGTTTATCGATTAAATATGTATCTTTGAAGTATTAAAAAATACTCCAAATGACTACAACTCCATTCCAACAAGCAAGCCAATGGATTGATGCTGAAAATGCACAAGATCCTAATATAGAAATACACGAATCCATAAGTTTCCCTAAAGAACTATTATACTCTAATAGAATGTATGAGAAACTTATGGATTTTTTTCCTAGTGCTTCTGAAGAAGTACAAATTGCTGCTAAAGCACAGCATATCTGTCGCTGGAAAATCGCCCGTGAATCTTACCCAATGGATCGTGTGGGGTATTTAAAATGGCGAGAAGACCTGAAAAAATTTCACGCTAAACTTACTGCCGAAATCTTAGAAAAAGCAGGATACAACCCTGAATTTATTGCCAGAGTTTCTTTTTTAATCGAAAAAAAACTACTTAAAAAAGACCAGGAAACCCAATTACTGGAAGATGTAATCTGTTTGGTATTTTTAGAACATTATTTAGAACCTTTCGTCGAAAAACACGATACCGAAAAACTTAAAAACATCATTCTGAAAACTTGGAATAAAATGTCTGACAAAGGACATCAGGCGGCTTTAAAAATCAATTACAGCCCTGCTAATCTCCAACTAATTAAAGACGCTATCGGATTGTAATTTAACTTACTATGGCAAGAGAAACCAAGGCGTTATCTGAAAAACTCAACTTCAAAAAATTAAAGCGACTGTACATTTTCGCCTTAATTACTATTGCTATTACGGTTCTTTTAAGCCAGCTACTCATTCAGCACAACATCAAAAGTCAGCTTAATGATTCGCGATTGATTAATATTTCCGGAAAACAACGAATGCTGAGTCAAAAATTAGCCAAAGAAATATTGATTTTAAATTCTTCTTCGAACAAATTAAATTTTAATCAGGAGATTGCTGCGGTAAAAAAAACATTAGCACTTTGGAAATTCACACATCATGCTTTAGAAAAAGGAAATGACAGCCTGAAATTCCCTAAAGAAAAAAGTCCCGAAATGATTGCGCTGTATAAAGACATGCAGCCTAATGTTGCAATCATAATTAAATCAACTAAAAAATATCTTGAGAACAGTCAAATTCTTTTAAAATCTCCTAAGGATCAGCAAGAAGTACAAACCATACTTGACAATATTGCTATCTTTCTTTCGAAGATGAACCGCATTGTAGAGCAATACGAACACGAGGCCTTAGAAAAAGTTACCCGACAACAAAATATAGAATACCTTATTTTAAGCTTTACACTACTGGTTTTATTTTTAGAATTTCTCTTTATTTTTAAACCTACTAATAAAAAAATCGAGCTTCTAATTTCTAAACTCCTAACTTCTGAGAAAAGAGCCATAAAACTGGCACGTGACACCGAAATTATTAGTGCTATCAAAGAAAATTCAGTGAAAGAATTAAAATCACTGAATTATGCCATGGAAAACACCTTGTTGTATTGCCGAATAAGTCCTCATGGAAAAATTATCCACATGGGAGATAAATTTGCTAAATTATTGCAATACAATCCCTCTTTTGATGCCGATAAAAGTTTCTCTAAAGCCTTAACAGCAGTAGAAAAAGAACAACTGGACATCGACCGGATTATTGCCGACAAACAACGAAGCGGCTGGCAAGGAGAATTAAAAACCACGAATCGAAACGGCGAACCACTTTGGCTGGATATGTCCATGATTCCTGTTCGAATTAAAAAAGAAGAATTAGAATTACTTGTCATTTGTTTTAATATCAGTATTCGAAAAAAAGCAGAAATCGAAATCGAACGATTGAATCGGGAAAATACGCTTGAAAAAATCAATCAGCATAAAATTATTTCGAGTCGAATAGTTGAAAATCAGGAAAACGAACAAAACCGAATTGCCAGGGAGATCCACGATGGTATCGGTCAAATGCTTACCGGTTTGAAATTTAGTCTGGAAAGTATCAATTTAGAAGACAAAGAAAAATCGGCTCAAAAAATCGAATACCTCAAAAAATTATCATTAGATATTATCAAAGGGGTTCGCACGGCAACTTTTAACCTGATGCCGCCGGAATTGAGCGATCATGGAATTGTTTCTTCGATTGCCAAACTGACTCTGGAACTCACAAAACTAACCGGGAAAAACATTCAGTTTTACAACAAAACCGAATTTGATCAACGTTTGGATTCCTTAATCGAAATCAATATTTACCGACTGACTCAGGAAGCCATCAACAATGCCATAAAATATGCTGAGTCTTCGCATATTATTGTCCAACTTTCGCACAGTAATAAAATACTAAGTATTACCGTGGATGATAACGGTAAGGGTTTTGATGTATCGTCTGTGGAAAAAAAGAGAAACAGCGAATCCGGAATGGGATTATTATTTATGAAAGAAAGAGTCCGATATATTAACGGAAGAGCTTTTATCAATTCGATTCCGGGAGAAGGAACCCGAATTACTTTTAATATTCCGATATAATTTTGAAAAAAAATA
Protein-coding sequences here:
- a CDS encoding DUF4202 domain-containing protein is translated as MTTTPFQQASQWIDAENAQDPNIEIHESISFPKELLYSNRMYEKLMDFFPSASEEVQIAAKAQHICRWKIARESYPMDRVGYLKWREDLKKFHAKLTAEILEKAGYNPEFIARVSFLIEKKLLKKDQETQLLEDVICLVFLEHYLEPFVEKHDTEKLKNIILKTWNKMSDKGHQAALKINYSPANLQLIKDAIGL
- the nirD gene encoding nitrite reductase small subunit NirD, with product MENVLDQYETVALNDVKVWFNAGKTADFPADGGGCVKYKGKQIAVINFERRNEWYACQNVCPHKMEMVLSRGMIGSVEDTPKIACPIHKKTFSLKDGSNLSGDDLKIATYPVKIVEGEVLIGFID
- a CDS encoding sensor histidine kinase; the encoded protein is MARETKALSEKLNFKKLKRLYIFALITIAITVLLSQLLIQHNIKSQLNDSRLINISGKQRMLSQKLAKEILILNSSSNKLNFNQEIAAVKKTLALWKFTHHALEKGNDSLKFPKEKSPEMIALYKDMQPNVAIIIKSTKKYLENSQILLKSPKDQQEVQTILDNIAIFLSKMNRIVEQYEHEALEKVTRQQNIEYLILSFTLLVLFLEFLFIFKPTNKKIELLISKLLTSEKRAIKLARDTEIISAIKENSVKELKSLNYAMENTLLYCRISPHGKIIHMGDKFAKLLQYNPSFDADKSFSKALTAVEKEQLDIDRIIADKQRSGWQGELKTTNRNGEPLWLDMSMIPVRIKKEELELLVICFNISIRKKAEIEIERLNRENTLEKINQHKIISSRIVENQENEQNRIAREIHDGIGQMLTGLKFSLESINLEDKEKSAQKIEYLKKLSLDIIKGVRTATFNLMPPELSDHGIVSSIAKLTLELTKLTGKNIQFYNKTEFDQRLDSLIEINIYRLTQEAINNAIKYAESSHIIVQLSHSNKILSITVDDNGKGFDVSSVEKKRNSESGMGLLFMKERVRYINGRAFINSIPGEGTRITFNIPI